One Halobacterium wangiae genomic window, AACGACGTCGAGAGCTCCGCGACCCAGACGTCCGCGGGCAGCACCACCCGGAACCGGGCGCGAATCAGCGTCCCTCCCCCCGTCCGTGTTCGGAAGCCATCATCCCGCTCCACTTGCGCGTGATACGGTAAAAACGTCGGGTCACTCGGGGCCGTCTACCGTCGCTTCGCTCCGCCGCCAGAGGACGGCGGCGTAGGCGGACCCGACGACGACCGACGCGATGAGCGCGAGCAGCGTGGCGAACGCGAGGTAGCCGACGACCGGGCTGGCGTAGGGAGCCACCACGTCCCGTGGCGGCTCGACCGCCCACGGACTGAGGTGAAGGTACGCGAGCATGGCAGCGCTGAACGCGAAGAAGCCGGCCCAGTATCTGGCGTCGACGCGTCTGGTCCCCGAGAGGTAGAGGCTGATGGCGATGAGCGCGTAGATGGCGAGGCTGTACGTGAACGGGTTCACTTCCGGTGTGAGTGGCCAGCCGACGTGGTTGCCACGGACGACGTGGTCGACGTGGTGGGCCGCCCCGAGGAGCGTCGGGGCCGCGACGAACACGTAGAACAGCGGTTCGAGGCTCCGGTCGTTCGCCGTCTCGTCGTCGGGCAGTCGGCCGTCGAACACCATATCGGGTCGTCGGCCGGTGCCCCGTTCAGTGTTCCCCCAACATGTTGGTGGCGACGTCGCTGGTCGCTCGAACGACGGCGAGACGACTGACGGCGCGAGAGTAGTGGCCGACGAGGAGAGCGTGACCGACGTCAGTCTGCGGTCGCGTCGCCGCGACTGTGCCCCGGTCGACGCTCGTCCTCCGTCAGGTAGCACTTCGGGTCGGGGGCAAACGGGCCGCCCGCGCTCAGCGCGCGAAGCCGCGACCCGCCGCGGCAGACGGGCTGGTACTGGCAGTTCTGGCAGCGCCTACCGAGGCGGTGCTCGCGCTCCCGGAGGCCCGCTAGCAGTGGGTTCGTCTCGTCGGTCCAGATGTCGCCGAACGAGCGGTCGCGGACGTTCCCGAGGCTGTACCCCTGCCAGAACTGCGTCAGGTGAACGTTGCCTTGGTAGTCGACGTCCGCGATGCGCTCGCCCGTCGGGTCGCCGCCGTTGGCCTCCAGGTAGCGGTGGATGTCCCGGGCCCGCTCGCTTCCGAGTTCCGACTCGGCGTACTCCACGAGGAAGCCTGCGTCGGCGTAGTTCCCCACGAGCAGCGTCTCGATCTCCTCGCCCTGGGCGTGGTACTCGCGGGTGAGGTCACAGACGGTGCGGACGGCCTCCCGGGTGTCCGCAGGCGAGAGGTCGACGTCCGCGATCTCCGCGCCACGGCCGCCGTAGTCGAGGTGGTAGAAGCAGAAGCGGTCGACGCCCACGTCGTGGAGCAGGTCGACGACGTCCGGCAGGTCCGGGGCGTTCGCCTCCGTGATGGTGTAGCGCAGGCCGGTCTTCAGGCCGGCGTCGAGGCTGTTCTCGATGCCGCGGACGGCCCGGTCGAAGGCACCCTCCTGGCCCCGGAAGGCGTCGTTGCGCTCGGGGAGGCCGTCTACGGAGACGCCCGCGTACTGCAGGCCGGCGTCCCGGAGGCTGGCGGCGCGCTCCTCGGTGAGCAGCGTCCCGTTGGTCGACAGCACCGGCCGGATGCCCCGGTCGGCGGCGTAGGCGACGAGTTCCTCGACGTCGTCGCGGACGAGCGGTTCACCACCCGAGAACAGCACCACCGGGACGCCGAAGTCGGCAAGGTCGTCGAGCAGCGCCTTCCCCTCGGCGGTGGAGAGCTCACCCGGTGCGGTCTCCGTGTCGGCGGCCGCGTAGCAGTGCGAGCAGTAGAGGTTGCACTGCTTCGTGAGGTTCCAGACGACGACAGGCCGGCGCTGGAGGTCCTCGGTGATCTGCTCCTCGCTGGACTCGTCGGCGGCGTCGTACCGCAGACCGTCGCTCTCGGCGTCCAGCCCGCAGAGCAGTTTGCTGACCGAGATCACTGCGACTCACCTCCCGCGAGCCGGTGGGTGGTGTACCGCCGCGTCTCCTCGGCGGGACAGAGCCAGACGTCCGTCGCCGTCCAGTCGAACAGCGTCGCGGCGCGCTCGTGGGCGTCGTCTGCGTCCGCCGCGGTGACGCTCCCGACGTGTTTCAGCGGGCCACGCGCGTCGGCCCGGACGAACACCTCCCACTCGCGGCCCGTCGCGCTCCGTGGGGTCTCGAGCACTCGCGTTCGGTCGTCGTCGTCCATGCGCTCGGCTACGCAGGACCCCGGGAAGGACGCCCCGGACGTTCCCGGAGACTGGGAACGGGCACGCGCACCAAAGACCCAGGAACGTCACGCTCCAAACGAGGCGGCGCCGGTGTGTGATCCACCAACTCGCCTGCCAGGCAGCCGCCTCACGACCACAGATGACGCCAGTGAACACGAGTGAACGACCGTTCGTGCTGATCTGGGAGGTGACGCAGGCCTGCGAACTCGCCTGCGAGCACTGTCGGGCGGACGCGACCCCCGACCGCCACCCGGACGAACTCTCCACCGCGGAGGCGAAGGACCTGCTCGACGACGCGCGCCGGTTCGGCGAGAACCAGCTCGTCGTGCTCTCCGGCGGCGACCCGCTCGCCCGGGACGACACCGTCGAGCTGGTGGAGTACGGCACGGACGTCGGCCTCCGTATGACTGTCACACCGAGTGGCACGCGGTCTCTCTCGACGGAGGCCGTGCACGCGCTCGCCGACGCTGGTGTGCGGCGGCTCGCGGTGAGCATCGACGGCGCGGGCTCAGAGGCACACGACTCGTTCCGTGGGGAAGACGGTAGCTTCGTGCAGACCGTCCGCGCCGCCCGAGCGGCCCGCGAGGCGGACGTACCGCTGCAGGTCAACACGACGGTCTGTGCCCAGACCGTCGCGGACCTGCCGGCCGTCCGTGACCTCGTGCGGGAGCTCGGCGCGGTGCTATGGAGCGTCTTCTTCCTCGTCCCCGTCGGCCGCGGCCGCGTCCTCGACCCGATCGCTCCCGAGCGCACGGAGTCGGTGATGGAGTGGCTCGACGACGTCGCGAACACGGAGGAGTTCGGCGTGAAGACCACCGAGGCTCCACACTACCGCCGCGTGCGCGCCCAGCAGGCCGCGTCCAGCGGCGGAGCAGGAGGGAGTCGTCGCCGCGGCGGCATCACGGCGGGCGACGGGTTCGCCTTCGTCAGCCACACGGGCGACGTCTACCCCTCCGGGTTCCTCCCAAGGAGCGCGGGCAACGTTGGGAACGAATCAGTGGTCGACATCTACCGGAACAGCGACCTGTTCCAGCAGCTCCGCCGGAAGGACGACCTGCGCGGGAAGTGCGGGGCGTGTTCGTTCCGCCACGTCTGCGGCGGGAGTCGGTCGCGTGCGTACGCGGCTACCGGTGACCCGATGGGGAGCGACCCGCTCTGTCCACACGTCCCGGACAGCTACGACGGCCCGCTCCCCGAGACGCTGCGCTGACGCCGCTGTTCTGCACCCGCTGTTGGGTCCCTGTAGCCCGTAGTTCGCTCTCCGTGCTGGTCCCGGCCCGGAAGCACCAGCTGGCGACCCCCGAATCTACCGAACATGTTCGGCCACCGTTCCCGGGTGGTGGGAACAGTTTCCGGGGGGCGGGAATCACCGACCCGGGCTTTACCAGGGGAGTGCCAACGTCGAGATGTCTATGAGAGACCGTATTGGCGCACCCGGCACCGGAATTTCGCGGCGCGAATTCGTCGCAGCGACGGGCGGCCTGGGCACGGCCGCACTGGCTGGCTGTACCGCACCGGTCCAGTCGAACCGGAACCAGACCAGTTCGACGACCACGAGCGCACAGAACCGGGACCAGGACCTCCCGACGACGAGTCCGCCGGAGATCGTCGACGTCCACGAACAGGGTAACCAAGTCACGCTGAAGAGCATGCCCGCCGTCCACGAGGCCCACCCCCTCGACACGATGGGCGGCCCGGTGGAACTCCCGCGCGTCTGGGCGTTCCAGGCAGACGACGGCGAGCCGAGCGTTCCCGGTCCCATCATCCGGACGGTGGAGGGCGAGGACATCGAGGTCACCCTCGACAACACGGACGGGATGCGTCCGCACACGCTGCACTTCCACGGCGCGCAGAAGGCCTGGATGGACGACGGCGTGCCGACGACGACCGGTATCCGGGTGGACGCCGGCGAGAAGCACACGTACACCATCCCCGCCAACGTGCCGGGGACGCACGTCTACCACTGTCACTACCAGACCCACCGGCACATCGACATGGGGATGTACGGCATCTTCCGCGTCGACCCCGAGGGGTACGAGCCCGCGGACAAGGAGTACTTCATGACGGTGAAGGACTGGGACTCCCGGCTCAACCGGAAGATGGCGGGCGAGAACGTGGAGTACAGCCCCCGCACGCGCAGCCCGGACATCTTCACCATCAACGGGAAGGCGGCGCCGCGGACGCTCCACCCCGAGGACGGCTCCCCGATCATCGTCGAGCAGGGCGACACCGTGCGCATCCACTACGTGAACGGCGGCTACATGAACCACCCGCTGCACCTCCACAACCACCGGTTCCAGCGCGTGGAGAAGGACGGCGGCGTCATCCCGGAGGCCGCCCGCCACGACATGGACATCACGAACATCGCGCCCGCCGAGCGCCACACCATCGAGTTCGAGGCGGACTCCGAGCCCGGCATCTACCTGATGCACTGTCACAAGGTCAACCACGTGATGAACGGGAGCTACTACCCCGGCGGGATGCTGACGGGCATCGTCTACAAGGAGGCGATGGACACCGACATCTTCCGCCAGCTGATGGAGTACGCCGGCTACGAGGCCTGATCACACCCCAACACCCACACACATGTCTCCGAACGACACGACGATGGTCGACAGACGAACCGTACTCCGAGCGACTGCAGCGGCTGGCGCGGTCGCGGTCGGGGGGAACGCACTCCCCGGGACTGCCAGCGCCCAGGAAGACGACTTCGAGGCCTGGTTCGACAACGTCGACAACTACGACGGCGTGGTCGACGAGACCGGCTCCAGCGAGGTCACCGTGGAGGTCGGTGCCGAGGCCAACGGTGGTCAATTAGGCTTCGGCCCCGCAGCGGTGCGGGTCGACCCCGGGACGACGGTGACCTGGGAGTGGGTCGGCGGCACCCACAACGTGGTCGCCGACGACGGCAGCTACGAGAGCGAGATGACCGACGAGAACGGGTTCACGTTCACGCAGACGTTCGACGAAAAGGGTGTCTCGAAGTACTACTGCATGCCCCACGAACAGATGGGCATGAAGGGCGCCATCGTCGTCGGTGACGTCGACGTCGGGAGCGCCTCGGGCAGTAGTGACACCCAGGGCGACGGCGAGAGCGAACCGGCCTCCGTGGACTTCGACGGCTGGTTCGACAACGTC contains:
- a CDS encoding TIGR04347 family pseudo-SAM/SPASM protein: MISVSKLLCGLDAESDGLRYDAADESSEEQITEDLQRRPVVVWNLTKQCNLYCSHCYAAADTETAPGELSTAEGKALLDDLADFGVPVVLFSGGEPLVRDDVEELVAYAADRGIRPVLSTNGTLLTEERAASLRDAGLQYAGVSVDGLPERNDAFRGQEGAFDRAVRGIENSLDAGLKTGLRYTITEANAPDLPDVVDLLHDVGVDRFCFYHLDYGGRGAEIADVDLSPADTREAVRTVCDLTREYHAQGEEIETLLVGNYADAGFLVEYAESELGSERARDIHRYLEANGGDPTGERIADVDYQGNVHLTQFWQGYSLGNVRDRSFGDIWTDETNPLLAGLREREHRLGRRCQNCQYQPVCRGGSRLRALSAGGPFAPDPKCYLTEDERRPGHSRGDATAD
- a CDS encoding Htur_1727 family rSAM-partnered candidate RiPP, whose translation is MDDDDRTRVLETPRSATGREWEVFVRADARGPLKHVGSVTAADADDAHERAATLFDWTATDVWLCPAEETRRYTTHRLAGGESQ
- a CDS encoding multicopper oxidase domain-containing protein produces the protein MRDRIGAPGTGISRREFVAATGGLGTAALAGCTAPVQSNRNQTSSTTTSAQNRDQDLPTTSPPEIVDVHEQGNQVTLKSMPAVHEAHPLDTMGGPVELPRVWAFQADDGEPSVPGPIIRTVEGEDIEVTLDNTDGMRPHTLHFHGAQKAWMDDGVPTTTGIRVDAGEKHTYTIPANVPGTHVYHCHYQTHRHIDMGMYGIFRVDPEGYEPADKEYFMTVKDWDSRLNRKMAGENVEYSPRTRSPDIFTINGKAAPRTLHPEDGSPIIVEQGDTVRIHYVNGGYMNHPLHLHNHRFQRVEKDGGVIPEAARHDMDITNIAPAERHTIEFEADSEPGIYLMHCHKVNHVMNGSYYPGGMLTGIVYKEAMDTDIFRQLMEYAGYEA
- a CDS encoding radical SAM protein, which translates into the protein MTPVNTSERPFVLIWEVTQACELACEHCRADATPDRHPDELSTAEAKDLLDDARRFGENQLVVLSGGDPLARDDTVELVEYGTDVGLRMTVTPSGTRSLSTEAVHALADAGVRRLAVSIDGAGSEAHDSFRGEDGSFVQTVRAARAAREADVPLQVNTTVCAQTVADLPAVRDLVRELGAVLWSVFFLVPVGRGRVLDPIAPERTESVMEWLDDVANTEEFGVKTTEAPHYRRVRAQQAASSGGAGGSRRRGGITAGDGFAFVSHTGDVYPSGFLPRSAGNVGNESVVDIYRNSDLFQQLRRKDDLRGKCGACSFRHVCGGSRSRAYAATGDPMGSDPLCPHVPDSYDGPLPETLR
- a CDS encoding halocyanin domain-containing protein, with translation MSPNDTTMVDRRTVLRATAAAGAVAVGGNALPGTASAQEDDFEAWFDNVDNYDGVVDETGSSEVTVEVGAEANGGQLGFGPAAVRVDPGTTVTWEWVGGTHNVVADDGSYESEMTDENGFTFTQTFDEKGVSKYYCMPHEQMGMKGAIVVGDVDVGSASGSSDTQGDGESEPASVDFDGWFDNVGNFDGVVDETGSSEVTVEVGAEANGGQFGFGPAAVRVDPGTTVTWEWVGGSHNVVADDGSYESELTDEDGFTFTQTFEEEGVSKYYCMPHEQMGMKGAVVVGSGGGGGGGGSGGGVLSTTDIGVLAFAGALVGGLLSPFALKASRSSSGRTGRTRDSPRRR